Proteins encoded by one window of Vigna radiata var. radiata cultivar VC1973A chromosome 5, Vradiata_ver6, whole genome shotgun sequence:
- the LOC106762767 gene encoding polygalacturonase 1 beta-like protein 2, which translates to MNIHFFCCFFLSLSSFHVSLATRQRINPFSPKASLIRYWNTRVTNTVPIPHFLLAKASPLTPQHYAILNKLLNEKPKPYIPKLHQSLCSSPNLFCSFDDASDTHTLQRKNDDSNFAVYNNKHFANYGSSKVDGVDSFKNYSNGLNANNDAFRKYSDSSTRRAEQFKNYADNGNVANTNFSSYGSAAAQSSSDFNNYDKTVNVPNLGFTTYDSGSSNHKLSFASYGNETNSGSQSFSSYGKRVIGGTSEFTNYASDANILQSHFNNYGDFSAGAVNDSFKSYSFNGNNPRNDFKTYGAGSRGSAAENFISYRNRANVGDDSFQSYAARSKSGTATFANYGMSFNVGNDSFAEYGKGATGKSSFGFKSYGLGRAFKVYNKDGASFSGYRNISATSGRVVNKRVEPGKFFRESMMKEGNVILMPDIKDKMPARSFLPLAIASKLPFSSARIDEMRELFNAREGSSTERVIVNALGECEREASRGETKRCVASAEEMIEFAASVMGPSSVVRTTENVNGSGSSVMIGKVYPVDGGKVTKSVSCHQSLYPYLLYYCHSVPEVRVYEADILNVETKEKMNDGVAICHIDTSSWGPEHGAFLALGSGPGKIEVCHWIFENDMTWTT; encoded by the exons ATGAACATCCACTTCTTCTGCTGCTTCTTCTTGTCGCTCTCATCTTTCCAT GTTTCTCTAGCCACCCGCCAACGCATAAACCCATTCAGCCCCAAAGCCTCCCTCATTCGCTATTGGAACACTCGAGTCACCAATACTGTTCCAATCCCTCACTTTCTTCTGGCTAAAGCTTCACCTCTTACCCCACAACACTATGCTATTCTCAACAAACTTTTAAACGAAAAACCCAAACCTTACATTCCCAAGCTTCACCAATCCCTCTGTTCCTCACCCAACTTGTTCTGTTCCTTCGACGATGCATCAGACACGCACACACTACAGCGCAAAAACGACGACTCCAACTTCGCCGTTTACAACAACAAACACTTCGCTAACTACGGCTCCTCTAAAGTCGACGGAGTCGACTCCTTCAAAAACTACTCCAACGGCCTAAACGCCAACAACGACGCGTTTCGGAAATACAGCGACTCCTCCACGCGCCGCGCCGAACAGTTCAAGAACTACGCCGATAACGGTAACGTTGCGAATACGAACTTCTCCAGCTACGGTTCCGCCGCTGCTCAATCCTCCAGCGATTTCAACAACTACGATAAAACGGTGAACGTTCCCAACCTCGGTTTCACCACCTACGACTCCGGCTCCTCCAACCACAAACTATCGTTCGCCAGCTACGGCAACGAAACAAATTCCGGATCGCAATCCTTCTCGAGCTACGGAAAACGCGTCATTGGCGGAACCAGCGAGTTCACGAATTACGCCAGCGACGCGAACATTCTGCAATCGCATTTCAACAATTACGGCGACTTCAGCGCCGGTGCAGTCAACGACTCCTTCAAGTCCTACAGCTTCAACGGTAACAATCCGCGGAACGATTTCAAAACATACGGGGCCGGGTCGAGAGGGTCCGCCGCCGAAAATTTCATCAGTTACCGGAACCGCGCCAATGTCGGCGACGACTCGTTCCAAAGCTACGCCGCGAGGTCGAAGTCCGGCACCGCCACATTCGCGAACTACGGAATGTCGTTCAATGTCGGAAACGACAGTTTCGCGGAGTACGGGAAGGGTGCGACGGGGAAGAGCTCGTTCGGGTTTAAATCTTACGGGTTGGGCCGCGCGTTTAAAGTGTACAACAAAGACGGGGCGTCATTTTCGGGGTATCGGAATATCAGCGCAACAAGTGGCAGAGTTGTAAATAAGCGCGTGGAGCCGGGTAAGTTCTTTAGAGAATCCATGATGAAGGAAGGGAACGTGATTTTAATGCCTGACATTAAGGATAAAATGCCTGCAAGGTCGTTTTTGCCCCTGGCGATTGCTTCGAAATTACCATTCTCATCGGCAAGGATAGACGAAATGAGGGAATTGTTCAACGCGCGGGAGGGGTCTTCTACAGAGCGCGTGATAGTTAACGCGTTGGGTGAGTGCGAGAGGGAGGCGAGCAGGGGAGAGACGAAACGGTGTGTCGCGTCTGCAGAGGAAATGATAGAGTTTGCGGCATCGGTGATGGGTCCCAGTAGTGTGGTGAGGACCACGGAGAATGTGAACGGTTCAGGATCGAGTGTGATGATTGGTAAGGTCTACCCGGTGGACGGTGGAAAAGTAACGAAATCAGTTTCGTGTCATCAGAGTTTGTACCCTTACTTGCTGTATTATTGCCACAGTGTACCCGAAGTGAGAGTTTATGAAGCTGATATTCTTAACGTGGAGACGAAGGAGAAGATGAATGACGGTGTTGCCATCTGTCATATTGACACGTCATCGTGGGGCCCGGAACACGGGGCATTCTTGGCATTGGGGTCAGGCCCTGGGAAAATTGAGGTTTGCCACTGGATTTTCGAGAACGACATGACGTGGACCACTTGA